The following proteins are encoded in a genomic region of Triticum dicoccoides isolate Atlit2015 ecotype Zavitan chromosome 1B, WEW_v2.0, whole genome shotgun sequence:
- the LOC119314363 gene encoding two-component response regulator ORR42-like: protein MASSLKALLVDDMAVERMVASAMLRKFHCEITMAKNGKEAVDMFLEGNEFDIVVCDKDMPIMTGPEAVEKIRAMGATDVKIVGVSADDNAMEAFMSASADDFVPKPVRPEILEPMIQEVINKKNN, encoded by the exons ATGGCATCGTCCCTCAAGGCATTGCTTGTTGATGACATGGCAGTTGAACGCATGGTTGCCTCCGCCATGCTGCGGAAGTTTCATTGCGAGATCACCATGGCGAAGAATGGGAAAGAAGCTGTTGATATGTTCCTTGAGGGCAATGAGTTTGATATTGTTGTATGCGATAAGGACATGCCCATAATGACCGGTCCTGAG GCAGTTGAGAAGATCCGTGCTATGGGAGCCACCGATGTGAAGATCGTCGGGGTGTCTGCTGATGATAACGCCATGGAGGCGTTCATGAGTGCCAGCGCTGATGACTTTGTGCCTAAACCAGTGAGGCCTGAGATTCTCGAGCCTATGATTCAGGAGGTCATCAACAAGAAGAATAATTAG